One Streptomyces sp. R28 DNA window includes the following coding sequences:
- a CDS encoding PH domain-containing protein has product MALFGNAHTIDQGQAQQDYARLLGHGEQVHAAYLLIRDTILFTDRRLILVDKQGITGKKVEYHSIPYRSITHFAVETAGTFDLDAELKIWVSGTPTPIEKTFTKGVDIYEVQAILTQFVAK; this is encoded by the coding sequence ATGGCACTGTTCGGGAACGCGCACACCATCGACCAGGGGCAGGCGCAGCAGGACTACGCGCGTCTGCTGGGTCACGGTGAGCAGGTGCACGCCGCGTACCTGCTGATACGCGACACCATCCTGTTCACCGACCGTCGTCTGATCCTGGTCGACAAGCAGGGCATCACCGGCAAGAAGGTGGAGTACCACTCCATCCCCTACCGCAGCATCACGCACTTCGCGGTCGAGACCGCCGGCACCTTCGACCTGGACGCCGAGCTGAAGATCTGGGTCTCGGGGACGCCGACGCCCATCGAGAAGACGTTCACCAAGGGCGTCGACATCTACGAGGTGCAGGCGATCCTGACGCAGTTCGTGGCGAAGTAG
- a CDS encoding nucleotidyl transferase AbiEii/AbiGii toxin family protein, with translation MLPPHRDLLSDVLAVGVRYPLVLAGDCAVRAHGLTARQARSVEVATEHPEPMDQIAAMVRHGLTERGWRVRPLETDPLSTRLLVTDPDTDQERAVDLLKETFWRPPVTTGLGPALSLEDLIGTKVRAVTDRGAARDLADVYLTAAHWSYPDLEELGRRHAWDEFDLADLQSRLEATELLHDGEFVVGGLDAESVPTLRRWARAWADDIAERLLEEEALRPPTEGE, from the coding sequence ATGCTGCCCCCGCACCGCGACCTCCTGTCCGACGTCCTCGCCGTCGGCGTCCGCTACCCGCTCGTCCTGGCCGGCGACTGCGCGGTCCGGGCGCACGGCCTGACCGCCCGGCAGGCGCGGTCGGTGGAGGTGGCGACCGAACACCCCGAGCCCATGGACCAGATCGCGGCCATGGTCCGGCACGGCCTGACGGAACGCGGCTGGCGGGTACGTCCCCTGGAGACCGACCCGCTCTCCACCCGGCTGCTCGTCACGGACCCCGACACGGACCAGGAACGTGCCGTTGACCTGCTGAAGGAGACCTTCTGGCGGCCCCCGGTGACGACCGGCCTCGGCCCGGCCCTCTCCCTGGAGGACCTCATCGGCACGAAGGTTCGCGCCGTGACCGACCGGGGTGCCGCGCGCGACCTCGCCGACGTCTATCTGACCGCGGCCCACTGGAGCTACCCCGACCTGGAGGAACTGGGCCGCCGCCACGCCTGGGACGAGTTCGACCTGGCGGACCTCCAGTCCCGCCTGGAGGCCACGGAGCTGTTGCACGACGGGGAGTTCGTCGTGGGCGGCCTGGACGCGGAGTCGGTTCCGACGCTCCGCCGGTGGGCCCGGGCGTGGGCGGACGACATCGCCGAGCGGCTGTTGGAGGAGGAGGCGCTCAGGCCGCCGACGGAAGGGGAGTGA